Genomic DNA from Nonomuraea rubra:
CTTGCGGCTCGCGGTGGACAGCTCGGTCTGGACGGTGCCGGCGGCGGTGCCGTTCGTGGAGGAGTCGAGCGTCAGCAGGCCGCCGGGGAACGAGACGGCGCCGGGCGACCAGGTGGCGCCGGGCACGCCGGGGCCGCCGGAGCTGGAGCGCACGGTCCAGCCGCGCTGGGCCAGGCGCGGGTCGGTCGAGCTGGAGTAGGTGAAGTCGTCGAAGAGCTCGCCGGTGCCGCCGCCCGGAGGATCGGTCGGGTCGGGGTCGGGGTCGGGATCGGGGTCGGTGCCCGTGGGGTTGCCCCAGGCGAGCTGGCCGTTCACGTAGACGGTGACCTTGTCCCAGTTCGTGTACGCGGTGTTCGCGCCGTAGGAGTAGTCGTCGCTCTGGGCGAAGGTCTGCCAGTCGGCGCGGTAGAAGCGGAGCTGCATGTCGCTGGTGTTCTGGCCCGGGCTCAGGCTGCCTGAGGTGAAGCCGACCTCCAGGTACTGCTTGCCGCCCTCCTGCGGGGCGAACCTGCCCGTGATCGTGGCGCAGCCGACGACGGCCCAGGAGCAGGCGAAGCGGTACGTCTCCGTGCCCGTGAGGTAGTAGCGGATCTTGACCTGGTTGAGCGGGATCGTGGTGGTGCCGTCGTTGAACAGGCGAAGCCAGGGCTCGGCCTGGGCGGTGGTGGCGCCGGGGGCGCTGGTGCGGTACTGGAGGCGGACGGCCTGGGCGGCGCTGGCCGGGGCGGCGATCAGGGTCACCGCGACGAGGATGGCGGGGAGGGCTAAGGAGACGAGGAGTTTTCCGAAATTTCTGGACATGAGTGGGGTTCTCCTTGCAGGTTGTGCGGGCCCCCGAATGGTGTGCATGCCGAAGAGAGCAGTGGTGCTTGGTGAAGAGGTCAGGCGCCGTGAACATGTCGGGCGCTGTGAAGGGGTCGGGCGGCGTGAAGGGGGTCAGGCGCCGCGGCGGATGCGGCCCGCGTAGCGGGCCTCCAGGCGGAGGTTGTGCTCGTCGCCCTCGGGGACGTTGGCCGAGAGGTACACGGGCGGCACTTCGCCCGCTTCGAGCAGGTTGCGTACTGTCTGCGTGACCACGAGCTGGGCCAGCAGCGCGGAGGTGATCGTGGAGACGGCCCCGGTCGCGCCTCCGCCGGGCAGGGGCAGGACGGCGTCGCCGTACGGGGCGTGGTTGTCCAGGACGACGTCGGCCAGGTCGGTGAGCTTGCGGCCCGACGGGTGGCGGGACGCGGCGGCTTCACCGTGCGCGCGGGAAGTGATCGCGATCAGGTCGTGACCGCGCTCCTTGACGAGGGTGGCGAGCTCGACGACCACGCCGTTCACGCCGGAGTTGGAGATGATGACGAACAGGTCGTGCCGCTGGACCGGGGCCAGGTCGAGCAGGGTGCGGGCGATGGCGGGGTCGCGTTCGAGGTCGTAGCGGTCGAGCTCGGAGCGGGGCGCGTCGCCGTACAGGACGATGTCCCTGAGGGCGAGGCGGTTGGTGGGGACGAGGCCGCCCGCGCGCCCGGCGATCTCCATCGCGACGGCCTCGGAGTGGCCCGAGCCGAACGCCTGGATGACGCCGCCGGCGGTCAGGGCCTTGGTGAACAGGTCGGCGGCGCGGGTGATCTCAGGGTCGTCCGGGATTTTCTGGACGAGGTGGGCGATACGGTCGGCGAAGTCTCTCGGGTCGATCGTCATACATCCCCTTCTGGTAGACGGTGTCCGGCCACTGCCCGGACGGTGACGTCGAAGGCCTGTTTCGTACGCTCGTAGGTGCGCTGGGCGACCGACACGTACACGACGTCGAGCACCAGCAACTGCGAGTGGATCGCGGCGAACCCCTCGGACCGGAAGCTCGTCGCCCTGCTGGCCGTGGTCAGGACCAGCTCGGCCACCTCGGCCAGCGGCGACCTCGGCTGCGAGGTGACGGCGACGGTGATCGCGCCGTGGCTGCCCGCCTCCGCCAGCACCTCGATGACCTCGCGGGTCCTGCCGCTGTGGGAGATCCCGATCGCCACGTCGCCCTGGCCGAGCAGCGCCGCGTCGGTGAGCGCGCTGTGGGCGTCGGACCTGCTCCAGGTCGGTACGCGCATCCGCTGCAGCCGGTACTCCATCTCGCTGGCCACGGCGGCGCTGCTCGACACCCCGAACAGCAGCACCCGCCCCGCCCGCGCCACCGCCTGCGCGACCTTCTCCACCACGGCCAGGTCGAGCTGGTCGCGGGTCTCCTGGATCAGGCGGATGTCGTTGCCGGAGACGACGCCGAGCACCCGTTCGAGGCTGTCGTCGGGCAGGATCTCCTGGCCGATGTCGGTCTCCCAGGTCTGCTGGGCGACCCGGCCCGTCTCGGTGGCGATGGCCACGCGCAGCTCGGCGTAGCCGGCGAAGCCCAGGGCGCGGCAGAAGCGGGTGATGGTGGCCGTGGACGTCCTGCTCCGCTCGGCCAGGTCGACGATGGTCAGCCGGGCTGCCTCCGCTGGGCCTTCGAGGATGGCGTCGGCCACCTTCCGCAGGGCCTCGGGCATGTCGGGCTGGTCGGCTCTGATGCGGTTGAGGAGTTCCACGCGGTGATAATTATGCTCAGAGTCTGGTGCCGTCAAGGCTGTTCGGCAATAATTTTTGACATGCGACTGGTTCTGGGTGTCGATGCCGGCGGCACGTCGTCGCGGGCGGCGCTGTTCACCATGGCGGGGGAGGTGCTGCGGCGCGGGGGCGCGGGCGGGGGCAACCCGGGGTCGCTCGGCCGTGACCGGGCGGCCGCCAACCTGGAGGCGGCCGTGCGGGCTGCTCTGAATGGGGCCGCTCCGGGGCAGGTGGAGGCCGTGGTGATGGGAGTGGCGGGCAGTCCGGAGGCGTGTGCGGCGCTGGCGGATCAGGTCTTCCGTAAGGTGCTGCCCGGGGTTCCGGTCGCGTCCGTGGGTGACGACGTCACCGCCTTCGCCGCCGGGACGGCGGTGGCGTCCGGGAGCGTGCTGATCTCGGGGACGGGGGCGATCGCGGCAAAAATTATCGACCATCGGGCTGTCGCCACCGCCGACGGGTTCGGGTGGCAGCTCGGGGACGAGGGCTCGGCCTTCTGGCTCGGCCGCGCCGCCGCCCGCGCCACCATCCGCGCCCTCGCCACCGCTGACGAAGGTACGGCGGGTGGTGCAGGGGTGGTGATGGAACCCGGCGCGGCGGGCGGCGATGCGCCTGTGGCGGGACGCGACGTGGCCGGTGGGGGCGGTGGGATGGTGCCGCTTGTCGTGCGGCACCTGCTGCCCGATGGGCCGGGCGCCGATCCGGTGGCGCGGCTGGCGGCGGCGGTGCACGCGCGGCCGCCGCTCGCGCTCGCCGAGCTGGCGCCGCTGGTCAGCCAGGCGGCCGCGGCGGGTGATCCGATGGCGGTGGAAGTCGTGCGCGAGGCCGCGTCCCGGCTGGTGGCGACCTTGCGGAGCGTGCACGACTCCGGGCCCGTGGTGCTGGCCGGGAGCGTGCTCACCAGCGAGGGGCCGGTGCGTGAGGCCGTCATCAGGCTGCTGGCGAGCGGGACCGCCCACGAGGTGGCCACGGCGGGCGATGCGGCCGGGGCGGCGGCCTGGTTGGCGGCGCGCCCGTTCCTGGGCCCGGACGAGTCACGGGCCCGCCATCAGCGCTTCGTCCATCCCGCCGCCGCGCGGCGCACGGCGTAACCGAGGCCACCAGCATTTCACCCGATGTCACCGTACGAGCAGGGCCGCGCTCCCGTAGCTGCCGCCGAACCCCGTCACCAGCGCCACCTCACCCGCCGAGCGCAGCTCCCGCACGGCCTGGGCCACGTTGTTCAGCCCGTGCACGTACCCCTCGGACAGCAGCCCGCCGTGCGGGTTCACCCACGCGTGCCGCCGCTCCAGCAGGTACGCCCCCAGCTCCCCCCGCGCCACCAGCCCGAAGTCCTCCAGCTGCCTGGGCACCAGCCACGAGTAGGCGTCGTACGGCACCGCCACGTCCACGTCCGACGGCCGCATGCCGGACGCCTCCCAGAGCATGGGCGCCACGTACGCCGAGAAGATCGCCGTGACATCGGCCGCGCGGTCCATCGACGAGCAGCCGGGCCCGCCTCCGCGTACCACCGCCCGCACGCGCGGCCCGTCCAGCACGCCGCTGACCAGCAGGGCGCACGCCCCGTCGGTCTCCTGGCAGCAGTCGACCGTGCGCAGCGGGGTGCAGACGTACGGCCTGGACAGGTAGTCGGCGAGTTCGAGCGGCTCGCGGCGCAGGGCGCGGGGGTTGGCCTTGGCGTTCTGCCTGGACTGGGCGACGACGGCGTGCAGGTGCTCGGCGGTGAGCCCGGTCTCGTGCAGGTAGCGGGTGGCGGCCAGGGCGAACAGCGGGATGGGGCCGGCCAGCCCGTACGTGTAGCGCTCCTGGGGGCCGGTGGAGACGGTGTTCATGCGCTTGCCGGAGCGGCCGTTGAGCGCCCGGTAGACGAGGATGTTGCGGGCCAGGCCGCAGTGGACGAGCATGGCGGCGTCGCCCAGGATCGAGGCCGCCTGCGTGCCGCCTCCCGCGATGTCGTTGTGCCAGCCGAGCCGTTCGATGCCGAGGGCCCTGGCGACCTGGACGACGGGCGCGGAGTCGTTCAGGTGGTAGCTGAGGACGGCGTCCACCTCGCGCGGCGCGATCCCGGCGTCCGCGCACGCGGCCCGGCACGCCTCGGCCGCCAGGTCCAGCTCGGTGCGGCCCGACTCCCTGCTCAGGGCCGTCATCCCGACCCCGGCCACGGCCGCCCGCCCCGCGAAGGGCTGCATGACCCTCCTCCCGCCCGAGCGCAGACTGATCGCCCGTCACGCTAGCCCCGCCGACGCGACAAGGCAAGCGCTTGCTTGGCATTGAGCAGCGCACCCCAGGATCACCGGCAGCGCACCTCGGGATCACTGACAGCACATCCCGGCACCGCCGGCGGCGCGACCTCCGGACCACCCCCTCACCTCACCGAATTTCGGGCGGCCACAATGACGCCATTTCCCGCCCGGCGACATTCGCCGCACATCCCGGCTTATCGCCGCCCAACCCGCCTGACCTGCACAGAACCACGAATAGCAGGAAATATCCGTGCATATAGGTGACTGGACATCTTCACGGAAGCTAGCCCCTCTTGTAATACGGAGGTGTGATCTCCCGATAGCTCATCATCATTACGCCGAGGTGAGCGATGGATCTACGCTATGTCCGGTACGCGATGGCGATCGCACGAGCAGGCAGCCTCCGCCGGGCCGCCGCGTCGCTGCACATCGCTCAGCCGACGCTGTCGGAGCAGCTC
This window encodes:
- a CDS encoding cellulose binding domain-containing protein, with product MSRNFGKLLVSLALPAILVAVTLIAAPASAAQAVRLQYRTSAPGATTAQAEPWLRLFNDGTTTIPLNQVKIRYYLTGTETYRFACSWAVVGCATITGRFAPQEGGKQYLEVGFTSGSLSPGQNTSDMQLRFYRADWQTFAQSDDYSYGANTAYTNWDKVTVYVNGQLAWGNPTGTDPDPDPDPDPTDPPGGGTGELFDDFTYSSSTDPRLAQRGWTVRSSSGGPGVPGATWSPGAVSFPGGLLTLDSSTNGTAAGTVQTELSTASRKFHEGTYAARVRFSDAPTSGPDGEHVVQTFFTITPLAYNLDPNYGELDFEYLPNGGWGEPSNILYATSWETYQGEPWQAVNTHTEERTSFAGWHDLVIQVSGGRIKYYVDGRLFADHGDIYYPETPMWIMFNQWFIDLQGVTGTRTYRQQVDYLYHSKNEVVPPATVLSRVAALRAAGTAFKDTVPNP
- a CDS encoding sugar isomerase domain-containing protein; protein product: MTIDPRDFADRIAHLVQKIPDDPEITRAADLFTKALTAGGVIQAFGSGHSEAVAMEIAGRAGGLVPTNRLALRDIVLYGDAPRSELDRYDLERDPAIARTLLDLAPVQRHDLFVIISNSGVNGVVVELATLVKERGHDLIAITSRAHGEAAASRHPSGRKLTDLADVVLDNHAPYGDAVLPLPGGGATGAVSTITSALLAQLVVTQTVRNLLEAGEVPPVYLSANVPEGDEHNLRLEARYAGRIRRGA
- a CDS encoding MurR/RpiR family transcriptional regulator, which gives rise to MELLNRIRADQPDMPEALRKVADAILEGPAEAARLTIVDLAERSRTSTATITRFCRALGFAGYAELRVAIATETGRVAQQTWETDIGQEILPDDSLERVLGVVSGNDIRLIQETRDQLDLAVVEKVAQAVARAGRVLLFGVSSSAAVASEMEYRLQRMRVPTWSRSDAHSALTDAALLGQGDVAIGISHSGRTREVIEVLAEAGSHGAITVAVTSQPRSPLAEVAELVLTTASRATSFRSEGFAAIHSQLLVLDVVYVSVAQRTYERTKQAFDVTVRAVAGHRLPEGDV
- a CDS encoding N-acetylglucosamine kinase, with amino-acid sequence MRLVLGVDAGGTSSRAALFTMAGEVLRRGGAGGGNPGSLGRDRAAANLEAAVRAALNGAAPGQVEAVVMGVAGSPEACAALADQVFRKVLPGVPVASVGDDVTAFAAGTAVASGSVLISGTGAIAAKIIDHRAVATADGFGWQLGDEGSAFWLGRAAARATIRALATADEGTAGGAGVVMEPGAAGGDAPVAGRDVAGGGGGMVPLVVRHLLPDGPGADPVARLAAAVHARPPLALAELAPLVSQAAAAGDPMAVEVVREAASRLVATLRSVHDSGPVVLAGSVLTSEGPVREAVIRLLASGTAHEVATAGDAAGAAAWLAARPFLGPDESRARHQRFVHPAAARRTA
- a CDS encoding thiolase C-terminal domain-containing protein; the protein is MQPFAGRAAVAGVGMTALSRESGRTELDLAAEACRAACADAGIAPREVDAVLSYHLNDSAPVVQVARALGIERLGWHNDIAGGGTQAASILGDAAMLVHCGLARNILVYRALNGRSGKRMNTVSTGPQERYTYGLAGPIPLFALAATRYLHETGLTAEHLHAVVAQSRQNAKANPRALRREPLELADYLSRPYVCTPLRTVDCCQETDGACALLVSGVLDGPRVRAVVRGGGPGCSSMDRAADVTAIFSAYVAPMLWEASGMRPSDVDVAVPYDAYSWLVPRQLEDFGLVARGELGAYLLERRHAWVNPHGGLLSEGYVHGLNNVAQAVRELRSAGEVALVTGFGGSYGSAALLVR